From a region of the uncultured Desulfatiglans sp. genome:
- a CDS encoding CBS protein — MRNIQIKDLMVPLTEYAVVKDDATLYDVVLALEEAQRRFDQNRYTHRAVLVENKTGQVIGKVSQLDLLKGLETGYSRIGDLSGVTRSGLNPDFIRSLIKQYSLWQDPLDQICGKAAHIKVRDIMHTPEEGEYVDQEDTLDKGIHQLVMGRKQSLLVTKDGRIVGVLRLVDVFSEVCKVIKVCRI; from the coding sequence ATGCGAAACATACAGATCAAAGACCTCATGGTGCCGCTCACTGAGTATGCGGTGGTCAAAGACGATGCAACCCTCTATGACGTCGTGCTCGCCCTGGAAGAGGCCCAACGGAGATTCGACCAGAACCGGTACACCCATCGGGCCGTACTGGTGGAAAACAAGACGGGTCAGGTGATTGGAAAGGTGAGCCAGTTGGATCTCTTGAAGGGGCTCGAAACCGGCTACTCCAGGATCGGCGACCTGAGCGGGGTCACCCGAAGCGGCCTCAACCCCGATTTCATCCGCTCCCTCATCAAACAGTACAGCCTCTGGCAGGACCCCCTGGATCAGATCTGCGGAAAGGCCGCCCACATCAAGGTCCGCGACATCATGCACACCCCGGAGGAAGGGGAATACGTCGATCAGGAGGACACCCTCGACAAGGGGATCCACCAACTGGTGATGGGGCGCAAACAGTCGCTGCTGGTGACGAAGGACGGCCGGATCGTCGGTGTCCTGAGGTTGGTGGACGTCTTCTCGGAGGTCTGCAAGGTCATCAAGGTCTGCAGGATCTAG
- a CDS encoding hypothetical protein (Evidence 5 : Unknown function): MPWFSGTPTGSSTRWRMGCSTSTRGVSRADGSQGVCAAWGSWRSGMGSAAGSSALEGDEGGRGIPPHGRGSTSTARVDGEGRTWIQDARHERDPLAGEADRLNRLDVWRAAEGL, from the coding sequence ATGCCGTGGTTTTCGGGCACACCCACCGGGTCCTCAACCAGATGGAGAATGGGGTGCTCTACTTCAACCCGGGGAGTTTCAAGGGCGGATGGATCGCAGGGGGTGTGCGCAGCCTGGGGATCCTGGAGGTCGGGGATGGGATCCGCGGCCGGATCATCCGCCTTGGAGGGGGATGAAGGGGGGCGCGGTATTCCTCCGCACGGCAGAGGCTCAACTTCAACGGCTCGGGTTGACGGCGAGGGTCGGACGTGGATTCAGGACGCCCGGCATGAAAGGGACCCCTTGGCGGGTGAAGCCGATCGTCTGAATCGTTTAGACGTCTGGCGGGCAGCCGAAGGGCTGTAG
- a CDS encoding conserved hypothetical protein (Evidence 4 : Unknown function but conserved in other organisms), which translates to MKIGVIADTHLKRPDAFLRRAVEEYFDGADLILHAGDICTLEVLEAFGRRPFKAVAGNRDDRAVKARLPQRLLIEAEGLRIGLIHGWGAPWGIVGRLQGAFEGADAVVFGHTHRVLNQMENGVLYFNPGSFKGGWIAGGVRSLGILEVGDGIRGRIIRLGGG; encoded by the coding sequence GTGAAGATCGGGGTTATTGCCGACACCCACCTGAAGCGGCCCGACGCCTTTCTGCGGCGCGCGGTCGAGGAGTATTTCGACGGGGCCGACCTGATCCTGCACGCTGGAGACATCTGCACCCTGGAGGTCCTGGAGGCCTTCGGGCGGAGGCCCTTCAAGGCGGTCGCAGGGAATCGCGACGACCGCGCGGTGAAGGCGCGGCTGCCCCAAAGGCTGTTGATCGAGGCCGAGGGGCTCCGAATCGGCCTCATCCACGGGTGGGGCGCGCCCTGGGGGATCGTGGGGCGCCTTCAAGGCGCCTTCGAGGGGGCGGATGCCGTGGTTTTCGGGCACACCCACCGGGTCCTCAACCAGATGGAGAATGGGGTGCTCTACTTCAACCCGGGGAGTTTCAAGGGCGGATGGATCGCAGGGGGTGTGCGCAGCCTGGGGATCCTGGAGGTCGGGGATGGGATCCGCGGCCGGATCATCCGCCTTGGAGGGGGATGA
- a CDS encoding Adenylate and Guanylate cyclase catalytic domain protein has translation MEKYYRERFEAQRRVARTIAGIMEVNQVLEKLRTEIRHVIPSAMEVCILLLDSDAPKYTRPLQCALYDRPVNCLQCKRHRPAIEKAIREGKGVLVSESEPVVRHDGSKVAVGPEAAIPAFVGDRILAVLSAVALPGVHFGRKDFYFLKDFSEFVGNALLSAKRHWEITQEKIHISQMLAHLSPFVPHSVRRLVEQNPEMLSREKQSRNVSVLFLDLEDYTRLSSSRPEAEVNEIVEKMFSSFVDPIHRSSGDINETAGDGLMIIFKDDDAHTNAVHAVKAAFDIQERNRVINAELGFDLAPIHVNMGINTGTALVGMTRFTGSLETRMTYTASGPVTNLAARLAGQASGGDILIGEETRKMIDGLWPVYDRGVVNLKGIDHPVHVYSLVRK, from the coding sequence ATGGAAAAATATTACCGAGAACGTTTCGAGGCGCAGCGCAGGGTCGCCCGGACCATCGCCGGAATCATGGAGGTGAACCAGGTGCTCGAGAAGCTCCGGACCGAGATCCGGCACGTGATTCCGAGCGCCATGGAGGTCTGCATCCTGCTCTTGGACTCCGATGCGCCGAAGTACACTCGGCCCCTTCAGTGCGCCTTGTACGACCGGCCGGTCAACTGCCTCCAGTGCAAGCGGCACCGGCCCGCCATCGAGAAGGCGATCCGAGAGGGGAAGGGCGTCCTGGTGTCCGAAAGCGAGCCCGTGGTGCGGCATGACGGGTCAAAGGTTGCCGTCGGGCCCGAAGCGGCCATCCCGGCCTTTGTGGGGGACCGGATCCTGGCCGTCCTGAGCGCCGTGGCCCTGCCGGGCGTCCACTTCGGCCGCAAGGATTTCTACTTTCTCAAGGATTTTTCCGAGTTCGTCGGGAACGCCCTTCTCAGTGCGAAGCGGCACTGGGAGATTACGCAGGAAAAGATCCACATCAGCCAGATGCTGGCTCATCTGTCCCCCTTCGTTCCGCACTCGGTCCGGCGCCTGGTCGAGCAGAACCCGGAGATGCTCAGCCGGGAGAAGCAGTCGCGCAATGTCAGCGTCCTCTTCCTGGACCTCGAGGACTACACCCGCCTGAGCTCATCGCGACCGGAGGCGGAGGTGAACGAGATCGTCGAGAAGATGTTCTCGAGCTTCGTCGATCCGATCCACCGCTCAAGCGGCGATATCAACGAGACCGCCGGGGACGGCCTGATGATCATCTTCAAGGACGACGATGCGCACACCAACGCAGTGCACGCGGTGAAGGCGGCCTTCGACATCCAGGAGCGGAACCGGGTGATCAATGCGGAACTGGGGTTCGATCTTGCGCCCATCCACGTGAACATGGGGATCAACACGGGGACGGCGCTCGTCGGGATGACACGATTCACGGGCTCCTTGGAGACCCGTATGACCTACACCGCGAGCGGCCCGGTCACGAACCTCGCCGCGCGCCTGGCCGGACAGGCCTCAGGGGGCGACATCCTGATCGGCGAAGAAACCCGGAAAATGATCGACGGCCTGTGGCCCGTGTACGATCGGGGTGTGGTCAACCTCAAAGGGATCGATCACCCGGTCCACGTGTATTCGCTTGTGAGGAAATGA